In Tolumonas lignilytica, the DNA window ATAACCTCAATGGTGGTGCAGGTGATGATAGTCTGTATGGAGATCTTGGTAATGACATCCTGATCGGAGGAAATGGATCAGATCACTTATATGGCGGAAAAGGTGATGATACGCTGACTGGTGGGGCAGGCAAAGATTACTTTGTATGGCAATCTGGCGATCAAGGTACAACAAGTGCGCCAGCTACAGATCATATTACCGATTTCAATAAGTCATCCGATGTTATTGATATTTCGGATCTTTTAGATCATGAAGGTTCAAAAACTCAGGATGTATTGAAAAGCTATCTGAGTGTAAGTCACGACAGTGGTGATAATGTCACAATAGAAATTCACCAATCAGCTAATGGTGCTAATGACATTACCAATAAAATTGTGCTGGATGGTGTTCATTATTCAGATTTCGGTACAGGGGCCACTGCAGCAACTATTCTTAACTCGCTGATTGATAGCCAGCATCTCCTCATTCATAAAAATTGAATCAAAGGATACTGGCGTAGATTTTCATATATCAGATAACCATGTTTATTCAGCATGGTTATTTTTTTGTGCAAGTTGAAAATCGTCAATGGATGATTGGTGAATCATACCGTCATCAGGTAATGGCTTTGCTATATAGATGTATTCAAAAGGCGCTTGTGCGCCTTTTTTATTCGATTTTTTGCATCAAATACCGCTGAATTTCGACTTGTCCTCTCGTTCTTTTCAATAACCGAATGACAACAGCTCGCTAAACTTAAATTAACAAGACTGTAACAATTGTTGTGGGTCAGGGGTGGGCTATGAAAAATCAAATCATCACGGAAACATCGCGTATAACGTCATTATCCGGAGTAGCAAAAATTCGTATGCCGGACGGAGAATTACGAGATGTTCATGTTGGGGACATTCTGAAACCAGGAACGGAAGTCATTTTAACCAACGCAACTGTATTTACCGTTGAAGCGGATACGACACACACTATTACACCAGAAAATGCCGTTGAACATGCGGGGAATACAGTGCTTCCTGCTGATCAACAACCGTCTATGCCTACAATGGGTGCAGATACTGGAAATGGACAGACTACTGCTCAAATTAATGCCTTACAACAAGCGATCTTAGCGGGTCAAGATCCAACACAAGCATTTGAAGCTGCTGCTGCCGGTATTCCTGCTGATGCAGGCGGAACAGGAGTTGGTAGTGGAAATGGTGGGTTCGTTTCTATTGCCCGAGTTGGCGATTCAACAATAGCAACTTCTGGATTTGATACTTCGGCTGTCACCACTGATGCGGCTCTTCAGATTTCAGCACCTACAGCCCCGTTACTGGACACAACGGCGCCGAATGCACCGGGTGTTACCATCACATCTGATGCAGATAACAACGGCTTATTGGGTGCAGCTGAAATTATTAATGGTACAGTCAATGTTTCTGTGAGTTTAGCCAATACTGGTGCGGTAGCTGGCGATACTTTAACACTTAATGGTCAGAGTCAGATTCTAACAGCAAATGATATTACTAATGGTGCAGTGAATATTACAGTTACAGCACCTGCTGATGGACAGACACTGACAGCCACAGCCACGATCACCGATCAGGCTGGTAACACTTCTGGCCCGGGCAGTGACAGTGCCCTTGTTGACACCACAGCACCCAATGCCCCTGTCGTTACTATTACTTCAGATGCAGACAATAATGGGTTACTTGGTGCAGCAGAAATAACCCATGGCACAGTTAATGTTTCTGTGAGTTTAGCTAATACCGGTGCGGCAGCTGGCGATACATTAACCTTTGATGGACAAAGCCAGATCCTGACGGCGACCGATATTGCAAACGGTACTTTAAATTTCACTGTGAATGCGCCTGCTGATGGGCAGACATTGACAGCGACTGCTACGATCACCGATCAGGCGGGGAATACCTCCTTGCCCGGTAGTGATAGTGCCATAGTAGATACCACGCCAACCGCGGCTCCGACAGTCACCATCACCACCGATGCCAACAATGACGGCTTTATCAGCAATGCCGAACAGGGCAGTGCGACCACCGATGCGGTCCGCATTGGTCTGCCCGTCACCGCGGTGGCCGGTGATACGCTGACCATGACCGACGGCAGCACACCACAAAGCCATGTGCTGACCGCAACCGACATCACGAACGGCTACTATGACACCAGCTTCGCGAAACCGGCGGAAGGCGGCACCTTGACCGTCACCGCGACCGTGACCGACCAGGCGGGTAATACCTCCTTGCCGGGCAGTGACAGTGCGCTGCTGGATACCACGCCAACGGCGGCGCCGACGGTGACTATCACCACCGATGCCAACAATGACGGTTTGATCAGCAATGCCGAACAGGGCAGTGCGACCACCGATGCGGTCCGCATTGGTCTGCCCGTCACCGCGGTGGCCGGTGATACGCTGACCATGACCGACGGCAGCACACCACAAAGCCATGTGCTGACCGCAACCGACATCAGCAATGGCTACTATGACACCAGCTTCGCGAAACCGGCAGAAGGCGGGACGTTGACCGTCACCGCGACCGTGACCGACCAGGCGGGCAATACCTCCTTGCCGGGCAGTGACAGTGCACTGCTGGATACCACGCCAACGGCGGCGCCGACGGTGACTATCACCACCGATGCCAACAATGACGGTTTGATCAGCAATGCCGAACAGGGCGGTGCGACCACCGATGCGGTCCGCATTGGTCTGCCCGTCACCGCGGTGGCCGGTGATACGCTGACCATGACCGACGGCAGCACACCACAAAGCCATGTGCTGACCGCAACCGACATCACGAACGGCTACTATGACACCAGCTTCGCGAAACCGGCGGAAGGCGGCACCTTGACCGTCACCGCGACCGTGACCGACCAGGCGGGCAATACCTCCTTGCCGGGCAGTGACAGTGCGCTGCTGGATTCAGGAACATCTGTTGGTATCACCAGCATTACGGATGATACAGGAGTTAGTAGTAGTGACTTCATTACCAAAGATCAAACGCTGATCTTCAAAGGCACAGCAGAAGCAGGTGATAGTGTCGTCGTCAGCTTAGATGGCACAGCCATTGGCACTGTTGTTGCTGATATAAATGGAAATTGGACTCTGGATCATACCAGTACCACCCTTGCCGATGGTCACTATACCTTAAGTGCACTGG includes these proteins:
- a CDS encoding beta strand repeat-containing protein; translation: MKNQIITETSRITSLSGVAKIRMPDGELRDVHVGDILKPGTEVILTNATVFTVEADTTHTITPENAVEHAGNTVLPADQQPSMPTMGADTGNGQTTAQINALQQAILAGQDPTQAFEAAAAGIPADAGGTGVGSGNGGFVSIARVGDSTIATSGFDTSAVTTDAALQISAPTAPLLDTTAPNAPGVTITSDADNNGLLGAAEIINGTVNVSVSLANTGAVAGDTLTLNGQSQILTANDITNGAVNITVTAPADGQTLTATATITDQAGNTSGPGSDSALVDTTAPNAPVVTITSDADNNGLLGAAEITHGTVNVSVSLANTGAAAGDTLTFDGQSQILTATDIANGTLNFTVNAPADGQTLTATATITDQAGNTSLPGSDSAIVDTTPTAAPTVTITTDANNDGFISNAEQGSATTDAVRIGLPVTAVAGDTLTMTDGSTPQSHVLTATDITNGYYDTSFAKPAEGGTLTVTATVTDQAGNTSLPGSDSALLDTTPTAAPTVTITTDANNDGLISNAEQGSATTDAVRIGLPVTAVAGDTLTMTDGSTPQSHVLTATDISNGYYDTSFAKPAEGGTLTVTATVTDQAGNTSLPGSDSALLDTTPTAAPTVTITTDANNDGLISNAEQGGATTDAVRIGLPVTAVAGDTLTMTDGSTPQSHVLTATDITNGYYDTSFAKPAEGGTLTVTATVTDQAGNTSLPGSDSALLDSGTSVGITSITDDTGVSSSDFITKDQTLIFKGTAEAGDSVVVSLDGTAIGTVVADINGNWTLDHTSTTLADGHYTLSALATDAAGNTASATQTVVVDTSEAAPVVTIVDDANNDQLLTQAEVDANGSGVQITVAVNNADLVAGGVVDLNINDGGTIRTAELYLNNGSLVSNDGHTYSYDSSTGTISFTESQPAAATGLTVTATQTDAAGNVSAPGSDYALMESPITYSSVNTGWLMNYSSNSNSFDMKLKDGNATLTAGDTIYWDIYVKDSDNNATLTLNHGALPSNTVLTYEQVYSETGDMMFRVYLTATSQATLSPSNQFDISVNNAVAGSALIINSDEFVAPHANNHYDYSTSFDTHTVSDGSDHAWLSSDVNGGEFAPTITYETGVTADYKGGNDLVYGTTGGDTLYGGDGNDFIDGRAGNDTLYGGAGNDVLLGGYGNDTLYGGDGNDILIGGPGNDILIGGAGADTFKWTPPDVSGTHDVDTVKDFSITEGDKLDLSAVLNGDTNTNLDSYLQFSKDSSGDAVIAVHKDGNLAATPDVTIVLQGHGGSDADLTALQDYLLHQNGLIH